A region of Pirellulaceae bacterium DNA encodes the following proteins:
- a CDS encoding sulfotransferase domain-containing protein: protein MENRSNNSLRYVACVSYPRSGHHLTAGVLRRYFADAFVYCQYYQQDADACCQSFPCTNAKVTMTKNHDMDIAENEQSGIPQLPGVPYLVLLRNFLEAAVSDYHLYLRGHEDSCEAWRAFATRKSVFYRRFVNKWLNKSPELEILIVRYEDLTARPLQTYSKITEFFKPSEPIDTEHLQNVIKQSSLADVTPTGTNVIHQFGVRNRRKIEEFAHYDKEFFAELEASVADELAAVGYPLRFQKQTNPRRWFSFRPRAAG from the coding sequence ATGGAAAACCGCTCGAACAACTCGTTGCGATACGTTGCATGCGTGAGCTATCCGCGCTCAGGACACCATCTCACAGCGGGTGTGCTCCGACGCTATTTCGCAGACGCGTTTGTTTACTGCCAGTACTACCAGCAAGACGCGGATGCCTGCTGCCAGTCCTTTCCATGCACAAACGCCAAGGTCACGATGACCAAAAACCACGATATGGACATCGCTGAAAACGAGCAGTCGGGCATCCCGCAACTTCCCGGCGTTCCTTACCTGGTCCTGCTACGAAACTTCCTCGAAGCTGCTGTCTCAGATTACCACCTCTATCTGCGAGGCCACGAAGACAGCTGCGAAGCTTGGCGCGCATTTGCAACACGAAAGTCGGTCTTCTACCGACGATTCGTCAACAAATGGCTCAACAAGAGTCCGGAGCTTGAGATTCTCATTGTCCGCTATGAAGACCTGACGGCGCGGCCACTGCAGACCTACTCGAAAATCACCGAATTCTTCAAGCCGAGCGAGCCAATTGACACGGAGCATTTACAGAATGTGATCAAGCAGTCGAGTCTAGCCGACGTGACGCCAACCGGGACAAATGTGATCCATCAATTCGGAGTTCGGAATCGGCGCAAAATCGAAGAATTCGCCCACTATGACAAGGAATTCTTCGCCGAACTGGAAGCCAGTGTTGCCGACGAACTCGCCGCAGTCGGTTATCCACTTCGTTTCCAAAAGCAAACCAATCCACGCAGATGGTTTTCGTTTCGACCGCGCGCTGCTGGCTAG
- the rplU gene encoding 50S ribosomal protein L21, whose protein sequence is MYAIIEDGGRQYRVEEGQQLEVDYRDVPKGEKIEFGKVLAVSNDDGLTTGKPVVEGASVSAEVVGVKMGDKLTVQKLRRRKNSRRRTGHRQMHTMVKIEKIGT, encoded by the coding sequence ATGTACGCAATCATCGAAGACGGTGGCCGACAATATCGAGTAGAAGAAGGCCAACAACTCGAAGTCGATTATCGAGACGTCCCCAAGGGCGAAAAAATCGAGTTCGGTAAGGTGCTCGCCGTATCGAATGATGATGGACTCACGACTGGAAAGCCGGTCGTCGAGGGTGCCAGCGTCTCGGCTGAAGTCGTCGGCGTAAAGATGGGCGATAAACTCACCGTCCAAAAGCTACGACGCCGTAAGAATTCGCGTCGACGCACCGGCCATCGCCAAATGCATACGATGGTGAAGATCGAAAAGATTGGCACGTAA